A section of the Solitalea canadensis DSM 3403 genome encodes:
- a CDS encoding cupin domain-containing protein, producing the protein MPTLIKKPSVIEAAGNKPKIIKEFIGRVNSETSALSIAKMESPSGWVEPGQTPDFDEYTLVLKGMIRITTKTEVIDLNEGEAIITHKGEWVQYSTPGPIGAEYIAVCLPAFSIDTVHRDE; encoded by the coding sequence ATGCCTACACTTATTAAAAAACCTTCGGTAATAGAAGCCGCCGGAAATAAACCTAAGATCATTAAAGAGTTTATCGGCCGCGTTAATTCTGAAACTTCAGCGTTAAGCATTGCAAAGATGGAAAGTCCTTCAGGTTGGGTTGAGCCAGGACAAACGCCAGATTTTGATGAATATACGCTGGTATTAAAAGGGATGATTCGTATAACTACTAAAACAGAAGTTATTGATCTGAATGAAGGAGAAGCGATCATTACTCATAAAGGTGAATGGGTACAATACAGCACTCCCGGACCTATCGGTGCAGAGTATATTGCTGTTTGTTTGCCTGCATTTTCAATAGATACTGTTCACAGAGACGAATAA
- a CDS encoding tRNA threonylcarbamoyladenosine dehydratase, whose product MEVPYWMSRTNLLLGEEKIEKLVNSHVLVVGLGGVGGICAEMIARAGVGKMTIVDADTVDPSNRNRQIPATKSTEGKLKAEVLADRIRDINPEIDLTVLCEYLRDERMFEVLDSNNFDYAVDCIDTLAPKLFFIKGCKERGLPLISSMGAGGKVDPTRVRVVDLFDTYNCTLSKHVRKRLRQMGVKEDIKVVWSPEDIDPTRVVPMQGTNKSSIIGTISYMPAVFGCTVASVVIRDLYNR is encoded by the coding sequence ATGGAAGTACCTTATTGGATGAGCCGCACCAATTTGTTGTTGGGCGAAGAAAAAATTGAAAAATTAGTTAACTCTCACGTTTTGGTTGTTGGCTTAGGAGGTGTTGGTGGTATTTGTGCAGAAATGATTGCACGTGCCGGCGTAGGTAAAATGACCATTGTTGACGCTGATACTGTCGATCCAAGCAACAGAAATCGTCAGATTCCTGCTACCAAAAGCACTGAAGGTAAATTAAAAGCCGAAGTGTTAGCTGATCGTATCAGGGATATTAATCCTGAAATCGATCTTACCGTTTTATGCGAATATTTGAGAGATGAACGGATGTTTGAAGTACTGGATAGTAATAACTTTGATTACGCAGTAGACTGTATTGATACACTCGCACCTAAATTGTTTTTCATTAAAGGATGCAAAGAACGTGGTTTGCCATTAATCAGCTCAATGGGGGCAGGAGGAAAGGTTGATCCAACACGAGTGAGGGTTGTTGATCTTTTTGATACCTACAACTGTACACTGTCAAAACATGTTCGTAAACGCCTGCGTCAAATGGGAGTTAAGGAAGATATAAAAGTAGTTTGGTCGCCGGAAGATATTGATCCAACTCGTGTAGTACCAATGCAGGGAACAAATAAAAGTTCAATTATAGGTACTATTTCCTATATGCCAGCCGTTTTTGGTTGCACAGTAGCATCTGTAGTGATAAGAGATTTGTATAACCGCTAA
- a CDS encoding M13 family metallopeptidase — MKRNYIVCSALIFTALTTGAQAQTQERKFIDKANMDTLTKPSDNFYEYANGGWLKNNPIPSTETRWGTFNQLIRNTNDVLKKLLEEAAAKNAAYGSNSQLAGDFYASGMDTLEIESLGISPISNELATITAISSQKDLVSAITAFHKSGYAPGYNFVIYQDDKNSSQVISQLSQGGLGLPDREYYFNTDERSVKIRAEYVKHLVNMFKILGDDNKTANKNADAVMRLETALAEVSMTKVEQRDPNKIYRKMTVKDLNALTPMTDWKEILKDYTGKDITEVLVRQPNFLKELDKQFIATPLNEWKAYLRWNIIRTAAPYLSNKAVVENFNFYGKVLTGQKVLKPRENRVAIEIDQNLGEVLGRIYVNNHFRPEAKARMIELINNLSTTYEERIKRLDWMSDATKEKALIKLHAIIRKIGYPDKWRDYSQVHISRTAYYGNVVECRKFDFQTMIDKLGKPVDKTEWLMTTPTINAYYNPTVNEIVFPAGILQFPFFDFNADDAVNYGGIGAAIGHEMTHGFDDEGRQYDAEGNLKDWWTNDDAERFKAHAFRVEEQYSAYTVLNGTMHVNGKLTLGENLADLGGLNIAYEAFKKTPQGKNNELIDGFTPDQRFFLSWAQVWRANIRDEAQAQRIVTDPHSPGKYRCNGPVSNMPEFYKAFNVKEGDPMWRATGDRAKVW; from the coding sequence ATGAAAAGAAATTATATTGTTTGCTCCGCACTGATTTTTACGGCTCTAACTACAGGAGCACAGGCGCAAACACAAGAGAGAAAGTTCATAGATAAGGCCAACATGGACACTCTTACCAAACCAAGCGACAATTTTTATGAGTATGCAAATGGAGGTTGGCTCAAAAACAACCCGATTCCTTCCACAGAAACCCGTTGGGGTACTTTTAATCAGTTAATTAGAAACACCAATGATGTATTAAAAAAGCTATTGGAAGAAGCTGCTGCAAAAAATGCAGCGTATGGCAGTAACAGTCAGTTAGCAGGAGATTTTTATGCAAGTGGCATGGATACCCTTGAGATTGAAAGTCTGGGCATTTCTCCAATATCGAATGAGTTAGCTACCATTACGGCTATTTCCAGTCAGAAGGATTTGGTAAGTGCTATCACTGCTTTCCATAAAAGCGGATATGCTCCGGGTTATAATTTTGTTATTTATCAAGACGATAAAAATAGTTCACAGGTAATATCACAATTATCACAGGGCGGTTTAGGATTGCCCGACCGCGAGTATTATTTCAATACGGATGAGCGCAGTGTAAAGATTCGTGCTGAATATGTAAAACACCTGGTAAATATGTTTAAAATACTAGGAGATGATAATAAAACAGCGAATAAAAATGCAGATGCGGTAATGAGGCTTGAGACTGCTTTGGCAGAGGTTTCAATGACTAAAGTAGAGCAACGTGATCCAAACAAGATCTATCGTAAAATGACTGTTAAAGATCTAAATGCTTTAACACCGATGACCGATTGGAAGGAAATTCTTAAAGATTACACCGGTAAAGACATCACAGAAGTTTTGGTTCGTCAGCCTAATTTCCTTAAAGAATTAGACAAACAATTTATTGCAACTCCATTGAATGAATGGAAAGCCTATTTGCGTTGGAATATTATCCGAACTGCAGCCCCTTACTTAAGTAATAAGGCTGTAGTCGAAAACTTTAATTTCTACGGAAAAGTACTTACGGGTCAGAAAGTATTGAAGCCACGTGAAAACAGGGTTGCCATAGAAATAGATCAGAACTTAGGTGAGGTTTTAGGCCGAATTTATGTAAACAATCATTTTAGACCAGAAGCAAAAGCTCGTATGATCGAGTTGATCAATAATTTATCAACCACCTACGAAGAGCGAATCAAACGTTTGGATTGGATGAGTGATGCTACCAAAGAAAAGGCACTGATTAAACTGCATGCCATTATACGGAAAATCGGTTATCCTGATAAATGGAGAGATTATTCACAGGTACATATCAGCCGCACTGCTTATTATGGTAATGTAGTTGAATGCCGGAAATTTGATTTCCAAACCATGATCGACAAATTAGGAAAGCCTGTTGATAAAACTGAGTGGTTAATGACTACTCCAACTATTAATGCTTACTATAATCCAACAGTAAACGAGATTGTTTTCCCTGCAGGAATTTTGCAGTTCCCATTCTTTGATTTCAATGCTGATGATGCCGTAAATTATGGAGGAATAGGAGCAGCAATCGGTCATGAAATGACGCATGGTTTTGACGATGAAGGTCGCCAGTATGATGCTGAAGGTAATTTAAAAGACTGGTGGACCAATGATGATGCAGAACGTTTTAAAGCACATGCTTTTAGAGTTGAAGAGCAGTATAGTGCTTATACAGTTTTAAATGGCACCATGCATGTAAATGGTAAACTTACTTTGGGTGAAAATCTTGCTGATTTAGGAGGACTTAATATTGCCTATGAAGCCTTCAAGAAAACACCGCAAGGAAAAAATAATGAATTAATTGACGGATTTACACCGGATCAGCGTTTCTTCCTTTCATGGGCGCAAGTTTGGAGGGCCAATATCAGAGATGAAGCTCAAGCTCAGCGCATTGTTACAGACCCTCATTCACCTGGAAAATACCGTTGTAACGGTCCAGTAAGCAATATGCCAGAGTTCTATAAGGCATTTAATGTGAAAGAAGGCGACCCAATGTGGAGAGCAACCGGCGACAGAGCTAAAGTTTGGTAG
- a CDS encoding DinB family protein, with product MKSHFQRLYEYENWANGRVINTLKQISNPPERSLLLLAHLLISQREWLHRIVKKTTTNKFWELYDLEQSESLYNQNSEEWRHFFLTIQEDDLNVPFHYQTSKGEQYDTPMFDILTHLINHSSYHRGQIIDSLKGVIEPLPITDFIVFSRNP from the coding sequence ATGAAATCACATTTTCAGCGTTTGTATGAATATGAAAACTGGGCCAATGGCCGTGTAATCAACACTCTTAAACAAATTAGCAACCCTCCCGAACGATCTTTACTGTTATTAGCCCACTTATTAATTTCTCAGCGCGAATGGCTTCACCGAATTGTAAAGAAAACTACTACTAATAAATTCTGGGAATTATATGATCTTGAACAAAGCGAGAGTTTATATAATCAAAACAGTGAAGAATGGCGACATTTCTTCCTAACGATCCAGGAAGATGATCTAAATGTTCCTTTTCATTATCAAACATCTAAGGGTGAGCAGTATGATACGCCGATGTTCGATATTTTAACTCACTTAATTAATCATTCAAGTTATCACCGCGGACAAATAATTGATTCATTAAAAGGTGTTATTGAGCCATTACCCATAACAGATTTTATTGTTTTTTCAAGAAATCCATAA
- a CDS encoding S9 family peptidase, giving the protein MKKILIAVALLVSTQVMAQTRLTPETLMKFGRVAEPRVSPDGKKVVYNVRNMDIAANKGNSDIFIVDINGQNATAIANEVGDEASAKWRPDGKKIGYLKDGQVWEMNPDGTGKVQVTDVKDGISGFGYSPKMSYIWFLADVKLDKNPAEIYPDLPKVEGARIIDGLFYRHWTAWHDYAYSHVFIANYADGKVSNIKDIMSNERFDAPLQPNGGEEQFAFSPDDKKIAYTCRKLNGTSEAVSTNSDIYVYDVTAGTTENISEFNKGYDTNPRFAPDGKKMLWLSMERDGYEADKNRILVYDIAAKTHNDVTKHFDNSVGKAEWDMDSQRIFFLAGIQATEQIMMFDPKLRSMSQVVPLTDVVADITDFDFTYVNKKPVMVAAMMNISLPTEVFTLEVGKKQLTQITQVNTQLLSTLKMGKVEKRMVKTTDGKDMLVWVILPPDFDPNKKYPVLLYCQGGPQSTVSQFFSYRWNFQLMAANDYVIVAPNRRGLPSFGQAWNEEISGDWGGQCMRDYLSAIDEVSKESYVNKDRLGAVGASFGGYSVYWLAGHHEKRFKAFISHCGVFDLESMYGTTEETWFPNFDLGGPYWKNPDSYQKFSPHKFVQNWDTPILVIHNEKDFRVPLGQGMEAFSAAQLQNIPSRFLYFPDEGHWITKPQNSILWNRIFFDWLDKYLKK; this is encoded by the coding sequence ATGAAGAAGATATTAATAGCTGTGGCACTGCTTGTTTCAACACAAGTGATGGCACAGACTCGTTTAACGCCTGAAACATTGATGAAGTTTGGGCGAGTTGCTGAGCCACGGGTTTCTCCTGATGGCAAAAAAGTGGTCTACAATGTCAGAAATATGGATATTGCTGCAAACAAAGGCAATTCAGATATTTTCATTGTAGATATCAACGGTCAGAATGCTACTGCGATTGCTAATGAAGTAGGGGATGAGGCAAGCGCTAAATGGCGTCCTGATGGTAAAAAGATCGGTTATTTGAAAGACGGGCAGGTTTGGGAAATGAATCCTGATGGTACCGGAAAAGTTCAGGTAACAGATGTTAAAGATGGTATTTCAGGATTCGGATATTCTCCTAAAATGAGTTATATCTGGTTCCTTGCTGATGTTAAATTAGATAAAAATCCTGCCGAAATCTACCCTGATCTTCCAAAAGTAGAAGGGGCACGTATCATTGATGGTTTATTTTACCGTCACTGGACTGCTTGGCATGATTATGCATACAGTCATGTTTTTATTGCGAACTATGCTGATGGTAAAGTAAGCAATATCAAAGACATTATGTCAAATGAGCGTTTTGATGCTCCTTTGCAACCTAATGGCGGTGAAGAACAATTTGCATTTAGTCCGGATGATAAAAAGATCGCTTATACCTGCCGTAAGTTAAACGGTACTTCAGAGGCGGTTAGTACTAACTCAGATATTTATGTTTATGACGTTACTGCCGGTACTACCGAAAATATAAGTGAGTTTAACAAAGGCTATGATACTAATCCGCGTTTCGCTCCGGATGGAAAGAAAATGCTTTGGTTGAGTATGGAACGCGATGGTTACGAAGCCGACAAAAACCGTATTTTGGTTTATGACATTGCTGCAAAAACTCATAATGACGTTACCAAACATTTTGATAATAGCGTAGGTAAAGCAGAGTGGGATATGGACAGCCAGCGTATCTTTTTCTTAGCTGGTATTCAGGCTACGGAGCAGATCATGATGTTTGATCCAAAACTGCGTTCAATGAGTCAGGTAGTTCCTTTAACGGATGTGGTTGCTGATATTACCGACTTCGATTTTACGTATGTAAACAAGAAACCTGTAATGGTTGCTGCTATGATGAATATCTCTTTACCTACCGAAGTATTTACGCTGGAAGTAGGGAAGAAGCAGTTAACTCAAATTACACAGGTAAACACACAGTTGCTTTCAACTTTAAAAATGGGTAAGGTGGAGAAACGTATGGTGAAAACCACCGACGGTAAAGATATGTTGGTATGGGTTATTCTTCCTCCTGATTTTGACCCTAATAAAAAGTATCCGGTGTTATTGTATTGTCAGGGCGGTCCGCAAAGTACTGTTAGTCAGTTTTTCTCTTATCGTTGGAATTTTCAGTTGATGGCTGCTAATGATTATGTGATCGTTGCTCCTAACCGTCGCGGTTTACCATCATTTGGTCAGGCTTGGAATGAAGAAATCTCTGGTGATTGGGGTGGACAATGCATGCGCGATTATTTAAGTGCTATTGATGAGGTTTCAAAAGAGTCTTATGTAAATAAAGATCGTTTGGGTGCTGTTGGAGCAAGTTTTGGTGGTTATTCGGTTTATTGGTTAGCTGGCCACCATGAGAAACGCTTTAAAGCATTTATTTCGCATTGTGGTGTGTTTGACTTAGAGTCAATGTACGGAACTACGGAAGAAACATGGTTCCCTAATTTTGATTTAGGTGGGCCTTATTGGAAAAATCCTGATTCATACCAGAAGTTTTCTCCTCATAAGTTTGTTCAAAATTGGGATACTCCAATTCTGGTTATTCATAATGAGAAAGATTTTCGTGTTCCACTTGGACAAGGGATGGAGGCGTTTTCTGCTGCTCAGTTACAAAATATTCCGAGCCGTTTCTTGTACTTCCCTGACGAAGGTCACTGGATCACCAAACCGCAAAATAGCATTCTTTGGAATCGCATTTTCTTCGATTGGTTAGATAAATACCTGAAAAAATAA
- a CDS encoding TatD family hydrolase: MIFPTSASYINIHTHHKPKEPAEWVLRNAFHCLTPESIQQLNYAVSVGAHPWFLENIEWDAYFFRLHSYLQQLNVLALGEIGLDRAIKTPLEIQHKYLKSQLSFAEKFKKPVIIHAVRTYTEFIPYLKEFSVPFIFHHFSGNQYEAEQLLKYNAYLSFGKTVLLRQKKSIEILKNMPADRFFLETDTMSASVSAIYQQVAEIKNMKEIDLKENVFHNFAAVFGIIS; the protein is encoded by the coding sequence ATGATATTTCCGACGTCAGCATCCTACATTAATATTCATACACATCATAAACCAAAAGAGCCTGCGGAGTGGGTATTGCGAAATGCTTTTCATTGTTTAACGCCGGAAAGTATTCAGCAGCTAAATTATGCGGTTTCAGTGGGAGCTCATCCCTGGTTTTTGGAAAACATTGAATGGGATGCTTATTTCTTTCGCTTACATTCTTATTTGCAACAGCTGAATGTATTGGCTTTAGGGGAGATTGGGCTTGACAGGGCCATAAAAACACCTCTGGAAATTCAGCATAAATATTTAAAGTCGCAATTAAGCTTCGCTGAAAAGTTTAAGAAACCGGTGATTATTCATGCAGTAAGAACCTATACCGAATTTATTCCTTACTTAAAGGAATTTTCAGTGCCTTTTATTTTTCATCATTTTAGCGGAAATCAATACGAAGCTGAACAGCTTTTAAAATATAATGCTTATTTATCTTTTGGGAAAACAGTACTATTAAGGCAAAAAAAAAGTATAGAAATACTGAAAAATATGCCTGCGGATCGTTTTTTTCTTGAGACGGATACAATGAGTGCTTCGGTCTCAGCTATTTACCAACAGGTTGCTGAAATAAAGAATATGAAAGAGATAGACTTAAAAGAGAATGTTTTTCATAATTTTGCGGCCGTTTTTGGAATAATTAGTTGA
- a CDS encoding DUF4399 domain-containing protein: MKTKMLLLAACSFVLASCGGGNKPQNTESADTAAHDHMHDTTVAKTDTTAIKEGQEVFFVNLKDGQTVKNPVKVEMGVKGMTVEPIGAINPDKGHHHIIIDGSFEPAGTTVPADSTHIHFGKGQTETEVTLTPGKHTLTLQFADGMHTSYGQRMSKTITVEVK, encoded by the coding sequence ATGAAAACAAAAATGCTTCTTTTGGCAGCTTGTAGCTTCGTTTTAGCTTCATGTGGTGGTGGTAATAAACCACAAAATACAGAAAGTGCTGATACTGCGGCGCATGATCATATGCATGATACTACAGTTGCTAAAACGGATACAACAGCAATAAAAGAAGGACAAGAAGTGTTCTTCGTTAATTTAAAAGACGGTCAAACGGTTAAAAATCCGGTTAAAGTAGAGATGGGAGTAAAAGGGATGACCGTTGAACCAATTGGTGCTATAAACCCTGATAAAGGACACCACCACATTATTATTGATGGTAGTTTTGAGCCAGCCGGAACTACCGTACCTGCAGACTCAACTCATATCCATTTTGGTAAGGGACAAACAGAGACTGAAGTAACCTTAACTCCAGGAAAACATACCTTAACATTGCAGTTTGCAGATGGTATGCACACGTCTTACGGTCAGCGAATGAGTAAAACGATCACGGTAGAAGTGAAGTAA
- a CDS encoding M13 family metallopeptidase, which produces MKKRTVFINAFVLSILATTVSAQNRTQFLDPKNMDLSVKPGDNFYKYANGTWLKNTPIPASETRWGSFNQLQEFNYNALYKLLTDAAGAKNPAKGSNVQKVGDFYLSGMDSAAIEKKGFDPIKADLKRIDALTDTKSVINEIIHLANNGSGMLFGIFASQDAKKSTDVVPHLGNSGLGLPDRDYYLKEDDRSKKIREEYVKHVSNMFQLIGDTESGAIAKADKIMQMETALAKATLSRVEMRDPNKRYNKLSYADLNAICPVVNWKETATSMGITGYDTLIVAQPNFYKEVNTQLTNTSIDTWKAYMKWNIVRNAAQYLSSKFVKENFNFYSTVLQGQKSPKPRWKNVLNVIDGNVGELLGQMYVDQYFKPEAKARMLSLIDNMSNTFADRIQRLDWMSDETKKQALFKLRAFTRKIGYPDKWKDYTSITITPDNYMANVRACAKWARQENLKKLGKPVDKTEWGMTPPTVNAYYRPTNNEIVFPAGILQFPFFDFGADDAINYGGIGAVIGHEMTHGFDDSGSKFDAEGNLKNWWTPQDAEQFKKRTQMVVDQYNGYTVINGTMHVNGQLTLGENLADLGGLNIAYEAFKKTPEGKSSTKTDGFTPDQRFFLSWAQVWRANITDEAQAQRILTDPHSPGEYRCNGPISNMPEFYEAFDVKEGDKLWKPEADRAKVW; this is translated from the coding sequence ATGAAGAAAAGAACTGTTTTTATTAATGCATTTGTTTTAAGCATACTGGCCACAACAGTATCTGCTCAAAACAGAACCCAATTCCTGGATCCCAAAAATATGGATCTTTCAGTTAAACCTGGCGACAATTTTTATAAGTATGCCAATGGTACCTGGTTAAAAAATACACCAATACCTGCTTCTGAAACTCGTTGGGGCAGTTTTAACCAGTTGCAGGAGTTTAATTACAATGCACTTTACAAGTTGCTAACAGATGCAGCAGGAGCTAAGAATCCTGCAAAAGGAAGTAATGTCCAGAAGGTAGGCGATTTCTATCTCAGCGGTATGGATTCTGCTGCTATTGAAAAGAAAGGTTTCGATCCGATTAAAGCTGATCTAAAGCGCATCGATGCGCTTACGGATACTAAAAGTGTTATAAACGAAATCATTCATTTAGCTAATAATGGCAGTGGAATGTTATTTGGCATTTTTGCATCACAGGATGCCAAAAAAAGCACCGACGTTGTTCCGCATTTGGGTAACAGCGGATTAGGATTGCCTGATCGTGATTATTACTTAAAAGAGGATGATCGTTCTAAAAAGATCCGGGAGGAGTATGTAAAGCATGTTAGTAATATGTTTCAGTTAATCGGCGACACTGAAAGTGGTGCCATTGCAAAGGCTGATAAAATTATGCAAATGGAAACCGCATTAGCAAAAGCTACGCTCTCACGTGTGGAAATGCGTGATCCTAACAAACGTTATAATAAGCTTTCATATGCTGATTTAAATGCAATTTGCCCTGTAGTCAACTGGAAAGAAACCGCAACTTCAATGGGAATTACCGGTTATGATACCCTGATTGTTGCTCAACCTAATTTCTACAAAGAGGTTAATACTCAGCTTACCAATACATCTATTGATACATGGAAGGCTTACATGAAATGGAATATCGTTCGTAATGCTGCTCAATATTTAAGCAGCAAGTTTGTAAAAGAGAATTTTAACTTTTACAGCACTGTATTGCAAGGACAAAAATCACCTAAACCGCGTTGGAAAAATGTGTTGAATGTGATTGATGGAAATGTAGGGGAGTTACTAGGTCAAATGTATGTAGATCAATACTTCAAACCGGAAGCGAAAGCTCGCATGTTGAGTTTAATCGATAATATGTCAAATACTTTTGCTGATCGTATTCAACGATTAGATTGGATGAGTGATGAGACTAAAAAACAAGCCTTGTTTAAACTAAGAGCATTTACCCGTAAGATTGGTTATCCGGATAAATGGAAAGACTACACGTCAATAACCATAACTCCTGATAATTACATGGCGAATGTTCGCGCTTGTGCAAAATGGGCTCGTCAGGAAAATCTGAAAAAATTAGGCAAACCTGTAGATAAAACAGAGTGGGGTATGACACCGCCGACTGTGAACGCTTATTACAGACCAACAAATAATGAAATTGTATTCCCTGCTGGTATCCTTCAGTTTCCTTTCTTCGATTTTGGTGCCGATGATGCGATCAACTATGGTGGTATTGGTGCTGTAATTGGTCATGAAATGACGCATGGATTTGATGACTCGGGAAGTAAGTTTGATGCGGAAGGAAACCTTAAAAACTGGTGGACTCCTCAAGATGCTGAACAATTTAAGAAACGTACGCAAATGGTAGTGGACCAATATAATGGGTATACTGTTATTAACGGAACCATGCATGTAAACGGTCAGCTTACCTTAGGTGAAAACCTTGCCGACCTTGGTGGTCTTAATATTGCTTACGAAGCCTTTAAGAAAACTCCGGAAGGGAAAAGCTCTACTAAAACTGACGGATTTACCCCAGATCAACGATTCTTCCTTTCATGGGCCCAGGTTTGGAGAGCGAATATTACTGATGAGGCACAAGCTCAACGTATCTTAACTGATCCGCATTCGCCTGGTGAATATCGTTGTAATGGACCAATCTCTAACATGCCTGAATTCTATGAAGCTTTTGATGTAAAAGAAGGCGATAAATTATGGAAACCTGAGGCAGACAGAGCTAAGGTTTGGTAA
- a CDS encoding nucleoid-associated protein, translating into MIHVADVKDLQYLTIHKVGNAGKDEPLVFSKSPIDLSNEEIGKLLLNYFIHPFANNSEYYHLFHSIELPLNEIFVCASRIFEDKSTFQEQSIHIAQHLYDNSMHPKIKGGELYLAYFDKCLIDGEEVEAIGIFKSETRETYLKVYLHNENYEVNYEDGINISKLDKGCLIFNIEKEDGYRISIIDAQSKQNEAVYWKDDFLKVKRREDTYLQTENYVDLCSAFINKKLTEDFDVSRADQIDLLNKSANYFKEKEKFDFDEFTEEVILQPAVIESFKEFKQQFETNHEMSLPDSFDISSQAFKKQAKIFKSILKLDKNFHVYIHGRADMIEKGFDDATGLNFYKLFFKEEA; encoded by the coding sequence ATGATACATGTTGCTGATGTTAAAGATCTTCAGTATTTAACCATTCATAAAGTAGGAAACGCAGGTAAAGATGAGCCATTAGTGTTTTCAAAATCACCTATTGATCTTAGCAATGAAGAGATAGGCAAGCTATTGCTTAATTATTTTATTCATCCGTTTGCTAATAACTCAGAGTATTACCATTTATTTCATTCAATCGAATTGCCATTGAATGAAATCTTTGTTTGTGCATCCAGAATTTTTGAAGATAAAAGCACTTTTCAGGAGCAATCCATCCATATTGCTCAGCATTTGTATGATAACTCCATGCATCCCAAAATAAAGGGTGGTGAGTTATACCTTGCTTATTTTGATAAGTGTTTGATTGATGGCGAAGAAGTTGAAGCTATCGGTATCTTCAAATCTGAAACCCGCGAAACTTATCTGAAGGTTTATTTGCACAATGAAAATTATGAGGTCAATTACGAAGACGGTATCAATATCAGTAAACTTGATAAAGGCTGTCTGATCTTTAATATAGAAAAGGAAGACGGCTACCGGATTAGTATTATTGATGCACAGAGCAAACAAAACGAAGCAGTTTACTGGAAGGATGATTTTTTAAAAGTTAAACGTCGCGAGGATACTTATCTGCAAACGGAGAACTATGTTGATCTGTGTTCAGCATTTATCAATAAAAAACTGACTGAAGATTTTGATGTTAGTCGTGCCGACCAGATCGATCTGTTGAATAAATCTGCGAATTATTTTAAAGAAAAAGAGAAATTTGACTTTGATGAATTTACGGAGGAAGTAATTTTACAACCCGCCGTTATTGAATCGTTCAAAGAATTTAAGCAACAATTTGAAACGAACCATGAAATGTCGTTGCCAGATTCTTTTGATATTTCGTCTCAGGCCTTTAAGAAACAAGCCAAGATATTTAAGAGCATTTTAAAACTGGATAAGAATTTCCATGTGTACATTCATGGCAGAGCCGATATGATTGAGAAGGGTTTTGATGATGCCACCGGCCTGAATTTCTACAAACTATTCTTTAAAGAAGAGGCATAA
- a CDS encoding DUF3307 domain-containing protein — translation MHEFFTSAEGVILIRLIIAHLLTDFIFQPKKWVDDKLVNKGKSKYLYFHTGICFLTSWIAIGSFSFAGFGLSLLIAFSHLLIDLWKIRQLNQTLLLFIIDQVSHLIVLLFVWLTLINSWGNFWNFIVHSFTDLKIQLIITAYILVIWPMGIIISMATKYWRDKLGEDPTSLENAGKWIGIFERILILTFVLTQQLGSIGFLIAAKSILRFSDKDPDPNKARKQTEYVLIGTLISFSLCILVGLGVNILIAK, via the coding sequence ATGCATGAATTTTTCACATCTGCAGAAGGCGTAATACTCATCCGCCTGATCATTGCTCATCTGTTGACCGACTTTATATTTCAACCTAAAAAATGGGTGGACGATAAGCTAGTAAATAAGGGAAAATCAAAGTACTTGTATTTTCATACCGGAATTTGCTTTTTAACCTCTTGGATTGCAATTGGCTCCTTTTCATTTGCAGGTTTTGGATTATCTCTCTTAATCGCCTTTAGTCATCTTCTTATTGACTTATGGAAAATCCGCCAACTAAATCAAACCCTCCTTCTTTTTATAATCGATCAGGTAAGCCATTTAATCGTTTTATTGTTCGTCTGGCTTACACTTATTAACAGCTGGGGTAATTTTTGGAATTTCATCGTCCACAGCTTTACCGACCTTAAGATCCAATTGATCATTACTGCTTATATTTTGGTAATCTGGCCAATGGGAATTATTATTAGCATGGCTACCAAATATTGGAGAGATAAACTAGGTGAAGATCCGACAAGCCTGGAAAATGCAGGAAAATGGATTGGCATTTTTGAACGTATTCTGATACTAACATTCGTATTAACTCAACAATTAGGCAGCATCGGTTTTTTAATAGCTGCAAAATCAATTCTTCGTTTCAGTGATAAAGACCCTGATCCTAATAAAGCCCGTAAACAAACTGAATATGTTTTAATTGGCACTTTAATCAGTTTTTCATTATGTATTCTTGTAGGCTTAGGGGTGAATATTTTGATTGCTAAGTAA